In Limanda limanda chromosome 23, fLimLim1.1, whole genome shotgun sequence, a genomic segment contains:
- the LOC132996679 gene encoding sodium-driven chloride bicarbonate exchanger-like encodes MVLDQHEASGPVGQDARKRIREALLKQHHHQNHKKLANRIPIVRSFADIGKKQSEPHSMDKNAGQTVSPQSQPANNEGKQDVSRENSAVDFSKIDLHFMKKIPPGAEASNVLVGELEFLDRPVVAFVRLSPAVLLNGLAEVPITTRFLFILLGPLGKGPQYHEIGRSIATLMTDEVFHDVAYKAKDRNDLVAGIDEFLDQVTVLPPGEWDPSIRIEPPKNVPSQEKRKLPPVPNGVTDLGESEDHGGHGGPELQRTGRLFGGLILDIKRKAPHYLSDYTDALSLQCLASFLFLYCACMSPVITFGGLLGEATEGRVSAIESLFGASMTGIAYSLVAGQPLTILGSTGPVLVFEKILFKFCKEYELSYLSLRACIGLWTAFFCLLLVATDASSLVCYITRFTEEAFASLICIIFIYEALEKLLHLGTHYPINKNNNLQTLTQYSCACVEPRYPSNDTLQFWEERNVTSSQVNWTMLEVKECEMLHGEFEGTACGPHGPYVPDVLFWCVVLFFSTVLMSAFLKEFKTSRYFPTKVRAIISDFAVFITILTMVLVDYALGIPSPKLQVPDKFRPTRDDRGWLINPVGPNPWWTTIITFIPALLCTILIFMDQQITAVIINRKEHKLKKGCGYHLDLFVVGVMLGVCSVMGLPWFVAATVLSISHVNSLKLESECSAPGEQPKFLGIREQRFTGLMIFTLMGCSVFMTSVLKFIPMPVLYGVFLYMGASSLRGIQFFDRLKLFGMPAKHQPDFIYLRHVPLRKVHLFTIVQLTCLALLWIIKTSKAAIVFPMMVLALVFIRKLLDFGFTKRELSWLDDLMPEWKKKKLEDADEEEEPSIIVEEEGIVQLPLEGPYKSDPATVNITDEMSKGSFGNVWKSVSPVESAKKEPSAKSSPS; translated from the exons ATGGTTCTGGATCAGCACGAGGCGTCGGGCCCCGTCGGTCAGGATGCCAGGAAGAGGATCCGCGAGGCGCTGCTCAAACAGCACCACCACCAAAACCACAAGAAACTGGCCAACCGCATCCCCatcgtccgctcctttgctgatATCGGCAAGAAGCAGTCAGAGCCTCATTCCATGGACAAGAATG CAG GCCAAACGGTCTCGCCTCAGTCCCAGCCGGCCAACAACGAGGGCAAACAGGACGTCAGCCGAGAAAACAGTGCTGTGGACTTCAGCAAG ATTGACCTCCACTTCATGAAGAAGATCCCTCCCGGTGCTGAGGCGTCCAACGTCCTGGTGGGGGAGCTGGAATTCCTCGACCGCCCTGTTGTGGCTTTTGTCCGCCTGTCCCCCGCCGTGCTGCTCAACGGCCTGGCTGAGGTTCCCATCACCACCAG gtttctcttcatcctgCTTGGCCCTCTGGGAAAAGGTCCACAGTATCATGAAATTGGCCGGTCTATTGCCACGCTGATGACTGATGAG GTTTTCCACGATGTTGCGTACAAAGCCAAAGACAGGAACGACCTGGTGGCCGGCATCGATGAGTTTCTGGACCAGGTGACGGTGTTGCCCCCTGGAGAGTGGGACCCCTCCATCAGGATAGAGCCTCCCAAAAATGTGCCCTCTCAG GAAAAGCGCAAGCTTCCTCCCGTTCCCAACGGTGTGACGGATCTTGGAGAGTCCGAGGACCACGGAGGGCACGGTGGCCCTGAGCTGCAGCGCACGGGGAG ATTGTTTGGCGGCTTGATCCTGGACATCAAGCGAAAGGCCCCCCACTACCTGTCCGACTACACAGATGCCCTGAGCCTGCAGTGTCTggcctccttcctcttcctctactgCGCCTGCATGTCACCTGTCATCACCTTTGGAGGACTCCTGGGGGAGGCCACAGAGGGTCGTGTG AGCGCTATCGAGTCCCTGTTCGGCGCCTCCATGACTGGAATAGCCTACTCTCTTGTGGCGGGTCAGCCTCTCACCATCCTGGGCAGCACGGGGCCCGTTCTCGTCTTTGAGAAGATCCTCTTCAAGTTCTGCAA GGAGTATGAACTCTCCTACCTCTCCCTGAGGGCCTGTATTGGCCTGTGGACGGCCTtcttctgtctgctgctggtggCCACTGATGCCAGCTCACTTGTGTGTTACATCACACGCTTCACTGAGGAAGCTTTTGCTTCACTTATCTGCATCATCTTCATCTACGAGGCCCTGGAGAAGCTTCTCCACCTGGGGACACATTACCCCATCAATAAGAACAACAATCTCCAGACGCTCACACAATACTC atgtgcgtgtgtggagcCCAGATACCCCAGCAATGACACTCTACAGTTCTGGGAGGAGAGGAACGTCACATCCTCACAGGTCAACTGGACCATGCTGGAGGTCAAG GAGTGCGAGATGTTGCACGGCGAGTTCGAGGGCACGGCCTGTGGCCCCCATGGACCCTACGTCCCTGACGTCCTCTTCTGGTGCGtggtcctcttcttctccaccgTCCTCATGTCCGCTTTCCTCAAGGAGTTCAAGACGAGTCGTTACTTCCCGACCAAG GTTCGAGCCATCATCAGCGACTTTGCCGTCTTCATCACCATCCTCACTATGGTTCTTGTGGATTACGCCCTGGGGATCCCCTCACCTAAATTGCAGGTCCCCGACAAGTTCAGA CCAACCAGAGACGATCGTGGCTGGCTCATAAACCCTGTGGGGCCCAACCCCTGGTGGACCACCATCATCACATTCATCCCAGCTCTGCTCTGCACCATCCTCATCTTCATGGACCAGCAGATCACGGCCGTCATCATAAACAGGAAGGAGCACAAACTGAAG AAAGGCTGTGGCTATCACCTGGACCTGTTTGTGGTGGGGGTGATGCTGGGAGTGTGCTCTGTGATGGGCCTGCCGTGGTTCGTGGCAGCGACCGTGCTCTCCATCTCCCACGTGAACAGCCTGAAGCTGGAGTCTGAGTGCTCCGCCCCCGGGGAGCAGCCCAAGTTCCTGGGCATCCGAGAGCAGCGCTTCACCGGCCTCATGATCTTCACGCTGATGGGCTGCTCCGTGTTCATGACCTCCGTGCTGAAG TTCATCCCCATGCCCGTGCTGTATGGGGTCTTTCTCTACATGGGGGCTTCCTCACTCAGAGGGATTCAG TTCTTTGACCGACTGAAGCTGTTCGGCATGCCGGCCAAACATCAGCCAGACTTCATCTACCTTCGTCACGTCCCTCTGAGGAAGGTGCACCTCTTCACCATCGTCCAGCTAACCTGCTTGGCCCTGCTGTGGATCATCAAGACGTCCAAAGCTGCCATCGTCTTCCCCATGATG GTCCTGGCCCTGGTGTTCATCCGTAAATTGTTGGACTTCGGTTTCACCAAGAGAGAGCTGAGCTGGCTGGACGACCTGATGCCcgagtggaagaagaagaagttggaGGATGCGGATGAagag GAGGAGCCCAGTATTATAGTTGAGGAGGAAGGCATCGTGCAATTGCCACTGGAGGGACCCTACAA gagTGACCCAGCCACAGTGAACATCACTGACGAGATGTCCAAAGGTTCCTTCGGGAATGTGTGGAAGAGCGTCAGCCCTGTGGAGAGCGCCAAGAAGGAACCAAGCGCTAAGAG CTCCCCTTCCTAA
- the LOC132996865 gene encoding glucagon-1-like, which yields MKSIHSLAGILLLLGFVHSSWQVPLQESDDSSSLETEDTLVDELRQLPSMKRHSEGTFSNDYSKYLEDRKAQDFVRWLMNNKRSGAPQKRHADGTFTSDVSSFLEDQALKDFVARLKSGQVRRESEKDSRRHVDGSFTSDVNKVLDSMAAKEYLLWVMTSKPSGESKKGQEDQ from the exons ATGAAGAGCATCCACTCCCTGGCTGGAATCCTCCTGCTCCTGGGCTTTGTCCACAGCAGCTGGCAGGTTCCTCTGCAAGAGTCCGACGACAGCTCCAG TTTGGAGACGGAGGACACGCTAGTGGACGAGCTGAGGCAGCTGCCCAGCATGAAGAGACACTCCGAGGGGACCTTCTCCAACGACTACAGCAAATACCTGGAGGACAGGAAGGCGCAGGACTTTGTTCGGTGGCTGATGAACAACAAGAGGAGCGG AGCTCCACAGAAGCGCCACGCAGACGGGACCTTCACCAGCGACGTGAGCTCCTTCCTGGAGGACCAGGCGCTCAAAGACTTTGTTGCCAGGCTCAAGTCTGGACAAGTCAGAAGAGA ATCTGAGAAGGACAGCAGGAGGCATGTAGACGGCAGCTTCACCAGTGATGTGAACAAGGTGCTTGACTCCATGGCTGCCAAGGAGTATTTACTGTGGGTCATGACCTCCAAGCCCTCAGGGGAAAG CAAGAAGGGACAAGAGGACCAATGA